A part of Tessaracoccus timonensis genomic DNA contains:
- the polA gene encoding DNA polymerase I: MKKLLLIDGHSMAYRAFFGLPVENFQTSTGQHTNAVFGFTSMLINLLRDEQPTHVAVAFDVSRHSFRTDEYPEYKATRSKSPDEFRGQVELVKEVLDALNIAHIEKEGYEADDIIATLATTAAGEEFAVDIVTGDRDALQLVDENVTVLYPRKGVSDLVRLNPEAVESKYLVPPARYPELAALVGETSDNLPGVPGVGPKTAAKWLKEYEGLDNLVDNAESVRGKAGENFRAHLDDVRRNRRLNALVRTVELDIAPGDLGRESWDRDAVARLFDALEFRVLRTRLEELGGEASEPSSAENVEVDGSVLAPGSVGEWLSEHTSNPVGVHFVGHYGRGAGDVVGIAVACADGAAAYFATSDLRPDDDEAVADWLADPKRYKVIHDAKGPLLGIWERGWQLDGVRCDTLLAAYLLHPEQRSYALEDLAMRYLKRSLSHDDAPAQQTLDFGDDADADNAMLRARTALDLAGVLERKLDEQQQRSLLVDLEQPLMRVLAGMERTGIAVDMDRLQSLRTEFDEAVQSAQSQAYEVLGHEVNLGSPKQLQAVLFDELGMPKTRRTKSGYTTDAEALADLFAKTEHPFLEHLLNHRDRIKLRQTVDGLLAAVGADGRIHTTYQQTIAATGRLSSTDPNLQNIPIRTELGRRIRTAFVPGDGYTALMSADYSQIEMRLMADGSGDEGLIEAFHSGRDFHNEMAAKVFHVESSAVTGEMRARIKAMNYGLAYGLSAYGLSNQLGIPVPEAKKLMDEYFARVGGVQRYLAGLVDDARAKGYTETMLGRRRYLPDLQSSNRQRREMAQRAALNAPIQGSAADVIKLAMLAVDAALASSKLRSRVLLQVHDELVLEIADEERDEVAQLVADAMGGAVDLKVPLAVSIGVGDNWHSAAH, translated from the coding sequence GTGAAGAAACTTCTGCTGATCGACGGACATTCGATGGCGTATCGAGCCTTTTTCGGGCTGCCCGTCGAGAACTTTCAGACTTCCACCGGCCAGCACACGAACGCGGTGTTCGGCTTCACGTCGATGCTCATCAATCTGCTCAGAGACGAGCAGCCGACGCACGTGGCTGTGGCCTTCGACGTGTCCCGACATTCCTTCCGCACGGACGAGTATCCCGAGTACAAGGCGACGCGGTCGAAGTCGCCCGACGAGTTCCGAGGGCAGGTCGAGCTGGTGAAAGAGGTGCTCGATGCGCTGAACATCGCGCACATCGAGAAGGAAGGCTACGAAGCCGACGACATCATCGCCACGCTGGCAACCACAGCGGCTGGGGAGGAATTCGCCGTCGACATCGTCACGGGGGATCGCGACGCCCTGCAGCTCGTTGATGAGAACGTCACGGTGCTGTACCCGAGGAAGGGCGTCTCCGATCTCGTTCGGTTGAACCCGGAGGCGGTCGAATCGAAGTATCTGGTGCCGCCCGCCCGCTATCCGGAGCTGGCCGCGCTCGTGGGTGAGACGAGCGACAACCTGCCGGGCGTTCCGGGGGTCGGCCCGAAAACCGCCGCCAAATGGCTGAAGGAATATGAGGGCCTCGACAACCTTGTCGACAACGCCGAGAGCGTGCGAGGCAAGGCGGGCGAGAACTTCCGCGCCCACCTTGACGATGTTCGTCGCAACCGCCGGCTGAATGCGCTCGTGCGCACAGTGGAGCTCGACATCGCTCCGGGTGATCTCGGCCGCGAGTCATGGGATCGAGACGCCGTCGCTCGTTTGTTCGACGCGCTGGAGTTTAGGGTGCTGCGCACGCGGCTCGAAGAACTTGGAGGAGAAGCCAGCGAGCCGTCGTCTGCCGAGAACGTGGAGGTGGACGGGTCGGTGCTCGCGCCCGGTTCTGTAGGGGAGTGGCTATCCGAGCACACCTCGAATCCGGTGGGCGTGCACTTCGTCGGGCACTACGGGCGTGGCGCTGGCGACGTCGTAGGGATCGCCGTCGCATGTGCCGACGGGGCGGCCGCGTATTTCGCGACGTCTGATCTGCGCCCCGACGACGATGAGGCAGTCGCCGATTGGTTGGCCGACCCGAAACGATACAAGGTCATCCACGACGCGAAGGGCCCGCTGCTGGGAATTTGGGAACGGGGCTGGCAGCTCGACGGGGTGCGATGCGACACGTTGCTCGCGGCATACCTGTTGCATCCGGAGCAGCGCTCGTACGCGCTAGAAGACTTGGCGATGCGATACCTCAAGCGCTCGCTCAGCCACGATGACGCGCCGGCTCAGCAGACGCTGGATTTCGGCGACGACGCTGACGCCGACAACGCCATGCTGCGCGCCCGCACCGCACTAGACCTGGCGGGGGTGCTCGAACGCAAGCTCGACGAACAACAGCAGCGATCGCTTCTCGTTGATCTGGAACAGCCACTCATGCGGGTGCTCGCGGGCATGGAGCGTACCGGCATCGCGGTGGATATGGATCGATTGCAGTCGCTGCGTACCGAGTTTGATGAGGCCGTCCAGTCGGCACAGTCGCAGGCGTACGAGGTGCTCGGCCACGAGGTCAACCTAGGATCACCGAAACAGCTGCAGGCGGTGCTCTTCGACGAGCTCGGCATGCCGAAGACGCGACGCACCAAGTCGGGCTACACCACCGATGCGGAAGCCCTGGCCGACCTGTTTGCGAAAACCGAGCATCCATTCCTGGAGCACCTGCTCAACCACCGCGACCGCATCAAGTTGCGGCAAACGGTGGATGGGTTGCTCGCTGCGGTGGGCGCAGACGGGCGTATCCACACCACGTATCAGCAGACGATCGCTGCCACCGGGAGGCTCTCGTCGACTGACCCGAACCTGCAGAACATTCCCATCCGCACCGAGTTGGGGCGACGCATCCGCACGGCATTCGTGCCGGGTGATGGGTACACGGCGCTGATGAGCGCCGACTACTCGCAGATCGAGATGCGCCTCATGGCCGATGGTTCTGGCGATGAGGGGCTCATCGAGGCCTTCCACTCGGGCCGCGACTTCCACAATGAGATGGCTGCGAAGGTCTTCCACGTGGAATCGTCGGCGGTGACGGGGGAGATGCGCGCGCGTATTAAAGCCATGAACTACGGTCTCGCCTATGGATTGAGCGCGTATGGGCTCTCGAACCAGCTTGGCATCCCTGTACCGGAGGCCAAGAAGCTGATGGACGAGTACTTCGCCCGCGTGGGTGGGGTACAGCGCTACCTGGCCGGGCTCGTCGATGATGCCCGCGCTAAGGGGTATACGGAGACGATGCTCGGGCGGCGCCGTTACCTGCCTGACTTGCAGTCGTCGAACCGTCAGCGCCGTGAAATGGCGCAACGCGCAGCGTTAAATGCCCCCATCCAGGGCTCGGCTGCGGATGTAATCAAGCTCGCCATGCTTGCCGTCGACGCCGCGCTGGCGTCGTCGAAGTTGCGCAGTCGGGTGCTGTTGCAGGTGCATGACGAGCTTGTACTAGAAATCGCCGACGAAGAACGCGACGAGGTGGCCCAGCTGGTTGCCGACGCGATGGGTGGGGCAGTCGATCTCAAGGTGCCGCTGGCGGTGTCGATCGGGGTGGGCGACAACTGGCACAGCGCCGCCCACTAG
- a CDS encoding NAD-dependent malic enzyme: MTDIEPPFLELDNGEQIPITVRGYQLLNRPMLNRGVAFTHEERAALGLIGLLPPGQRPIEDQVRRVYRQYLRQPDNLAKSLYLTHMRDRNEVLYYRLLAEHIEEMLPIVYTPTIGEVIQEYSQWYQRPRGVYLSIDHPELIETALQNYGLGADQVDLVVVTDSEGILGIGDQGVGGIAIATGKLAVYTAAAGIHPRRCIPVVLDVGTDNLKLLNSDQYVGERHARVRGERYDEFVDQFVKTVQRLYPNAMLHFEDFAAGNAHRLLDKYRDEMCAFNDDIQGTASIVLAAVLSAVHRAKGRLCDQRIVVHGAGSAGIGIANAIRDAMVEEGLSLEEANQRFWCLGSRGLIVEGMPVRDFQAPYARAKEEVTGWSDERGRIDLLSTVQRSQPTILIGTSAQAGSFTREIVEAMQQHAPEPIILALSNPTSLAEAVPEDLLDWTEGMALIATGSPFYPVQRGEMRYEIAQANNALVFPGLGLGVAVSRASRVSDKMIIAAARAVASLTYDDKRPGASLLPAMDQLRLVSSTVALAVVRCAQEEGLARVQIDDPVQAVVDAVWNPEYAKIVL; this comes from the coding sequence ATGACTGACATCGAACCCCCGTTCCTCGAACTGGATAATGGTGAACAGATCCCTATCACGGTGCGCGGCTACCAGCTGCTGAACCGCCCCATGCTGAACCGCGGTGTTGCGTTCACGCATGAGGAGCGCGCCGCGCTCGGCCTCATCGGGTTGCTGCCACCCGGGCAGCGCCCGATTGAAGACCAAGTGAGACGGGTGTACCGCCAGTATCTCCGTCAGCCAGACAACCTCGCGAAGAGCCTGTACCTGACGCACATGCGCGACCGCAACGAAGTGCTCTATTACCGACTGCTTGCCGAGCACATCGAGGAGATGCTGCCGATCGTCTACACGCCCACGATTGGGGAGGTCATTCAGGAGTACAGCCAGTGGTACCAGCGCCCGCGCGGCGTGTACCTCTCCATTGATCATCCGGAACTTATTGAGACGGCGCTGCAGAACTACGGGCTTGGTGCCGACCAAGTCGATCTTGTTGTGGTCACAGATTCGGAGGGCATCCTGGGCATTGGTGACCAGGGTGTGGGCGGTATCGCCATTGCGACGGGCAAACTCGCCGTCTACACCGCAGCAGCGGGCATCCACCCGCGACGATGCATCCCCGTCGTACTCGACGTCGGCACCGACAATCTCAAGCTGCTCAACAGCGACCAGTACGTCGGTGAGCGGCATGCGCGCGTGCGCGGAGAACGGTACGACGAGTTCGTCGACCAATTCGTGAAGACGGTGCAGCGGCTGTACCCCAACGCCATGCTGCACTTCGAGGACTTTGCGGCCGGTAACGCACACCGGCTCCTCGACAAGTATCGCGATGAGATGTGCGCGTTCAACGACGACATCCAGGGCACCGCGTCCATCGTGCTCGCCGCGGTGTTGTCCGCCGTGCATCGTGCGAAGGGCCGCTTATGCGACCAGCGCATCGTCGTACATGGCGCAGGGTCTGCGGGCATCGGCATCGCTAACGCCATCCGCGACGCCATGGTGGAGGAGGGGCTGAGTCTTGAGGAAGCGAACCAGCGCTTCTGGTGCCTCGGCAGCCGCGGACTCATCGTCGAAGGCATGCCCGTGCGGGATTTCCAGGCACCCTATGCACGTGCGAAGGAAGAAGTGACCGGATGGAGCGATGAGCGAGGCCGCATCGACCTGCTCTCGACGGTGCAGCGCTCCCAGCCGACGATTCTCATCGGCACCTCCGCGCAGGCGGGCTCCTTCACGCGGGAAATCGTCGAGGCGATGCAGCAGCACGCTCCTGAACCCATCATCCTCGCACTGTCGAACCCCACCTCCCTCGCAGAAGCCGTGCCCGAGGACCTCCTGGACTGGACCGAAGGGATGGCGCTCATCGCCACCGGTTCCCCCTTCTACCCGGTGCAACGCGGTGAGATGCGCTACGAGATTGCGCAGGCCAACAACGCGCTCGTGTTCCCCGGTTTGGGGCTCGGCGTGGCCGTCAGTAGAGCCAGCCGCGTCAGCGACAAGATGATCATCGCTGCGGCTCGTGCCGTCGCATCGCTCACCTACGACGACAAGCGGCCAGGCGCGTCGCTGCTGCCTGCCATGGACCAGCTGAGGTTGGTGTCCTCCACCGTCGCGCTCGCCGTGGTGCGATGCGCGCAGGAGGAGGGACTTGCGCGGGTGCAGATCGACGATCCGGTGCAGGCCGTCGTCGATGCGGTGTGGAACCCGGAGTACGCGAAGATTGTGCTCTGA
- the coaE gene encoding dephospho-CoA kinase — MTRIALTGGIASGKSTVADMFADLGAVIVDSDVLAREVVEPGTPGLEAVVARFGEGVLTDDGQLDRAALGAIVFGDGEARRDLGAITHPLVAARRDELLSRVPQDVVAISVIPLLVEGGLERGFDEVIVVDVPVETQHARLVARNGYSDDEAWARIHSQATREERLAAATHVIDNSGSPDEARAQVGAVYAKLRCTPPPHHVAPGAC; from the coding sequence ATGACACGTATCGCACTGACCGGAGGCATCGCCTCGGGCAAATCCACCGTCGCGGACATGTTTGCCGACCTCGGGGCAGTCATTGTGGATTCGGATGTGCTCGCTCGGGAAGTGGTCGAGCCAGGGACGCCTGGGCTGGAAGCGGTCGTCGCGCGGTTCGGGGAAGGGGTCCTCACCGACGACGGCCAGCTCGATCGTGCTGCGTTGGGGGCGATCGTGTTTGGCGACGGCGAAGCTCGTCGTGACTTGGGTGCCATCACGCATCCGCTGGTGGCTGCACGTCGCGATGAGTTACTGAGCCGAGTGCCACAGGACGTCGTGGCGATCTCGGTGATCCCGCTACTGGTGGAGGGTGGGCTGGAGCGTGGCTTCGACGAGGTCATCGTCGTGGACGTGCCTGTCGAGACGCAGCACGCCAGGCTGGTAGCGCGGAACGGCTATTCCGACGACGAGGCATGGGCGAGGATCCATTCCCAGGCGACGCGGGAGGAGCGGCTCGCCGCGGCAACCCACGTCATCGACAACTCCGGCAGCCCTGACGAGGCCCGAGCGCAGGTGGGGGCGGTGTACGCGAAGCTGCGCTGCACGCCACCACCACACCACGTTGCGCCAGGGGCTTGTTAA
- a CDS encoding NAD kinase, whose translation MDAVTRSVAVFLHPEKEEAIDGATAFIDDITQRGFRVAVRAVDKERLASSVREPLDVLVDDAAAPGCELAVVFGGDGTLLRAAAWALHHDIPVLGVNLGHVGFLAEMEQSDIEALPLVVDEQRYSVEERLVLDIVVKRDGVQRWHASAINEVSLEKIARERMLTVLVSVDGRPLSRWSCDGVLVSTPTGSTAYGFSTGGPVIWPDVQAMLIVPLAAHALFNRPLVLSPESTVLLQQSIEGPHGILWCDGRTSFEVESGDEVIVTSSNHKLRIARLSEQPFTTRLVKKFALPVRGWGRN comes from the coding sequence GTGGATGCCGTGACTAGGAGCGTAGCGGTGTTTCTCCACCCGGAGAAGGAAGAAGCGATCGACGGCGCTACCGCCTTCATCGACGACATCACTCAGCGTGGGTTTCGTGTCGCGGTCCGGGCGGTAGACAAGGAGCGCCTCGCCAGCAGCGTGCGAGAGCCGTTGGACGTCCTCGTCGACGACGCCGCCGCTCCAGGCTGCGAACTCGCTGTCGTATTCGGTGGCGACGGCACCCTGCTGCGGGCCGCGGCGTGGGCGCTGCACCATGACATCCCCGTGCTGGGCGTGAACCTCGGCCACGTCGGTTTTCTGGCCGAAATGGAGCAGTCGGATATCGAAGCGCTCCCGCTCGTCGTCGATGAGCAGCGGTACAGCGTCGAAGAGCGCCTAGTGCTCGACATCGTCGTCAAGCGCGACGGCGTGCAGCGCTGGCACGCCTCCGCGATCAACGAAGTGTCGCTGGAGAAGATCGCGCGGGAACGCATGCTGACGGTGCTTGTGAGCGTGGACGGGCGGCCGCTCAGCCGGTGGAGCTGCGACGGAGTGCTGGTGAGCACACCGACCGGGTCAACAGCCTACGGTTTCTCCACCGGGGGTCCAGTGATCTGGCCGGACGTGCAGGCGATGCTCATTGTTCCGCTCGCCGCGCATGCGCTGTTCAACCGCCCGCTGGTGCTGAGCCCCGAATCCACGGTGTTACTCCAGCAGTCGATCGAAGGCCCGCACGGCATCTTGTGGTGCGACGGGCGCACCAGTTTTGAGGTCGAGTCTGGCGACGAGGTGATCGTCACGTCGTCGAATCACAAGCTGCGCATCGCTCGCCTGTCGGAACAGCCGTTCACCACTCGGCTGGTGAAGAAATTTGCCCTGCCGGTTCGCGGCTGGGGAAGGAACTGA
- a CDS encoding class F sortase — translation MNTRNKIIAIVAAVVALILVVAGGLYLARPKDAPEAASTPSASASAPASPAAASESPSKELTCTTTTDGFVPVRYTFSGALEADEKVLALGQDEEGNIAAPPPAEKRTAAWWNEGPKPGAPGKTVLSIHTYRNGKALGNEMYKDGTSQMKPGDEIKLYGENGEVACYKFTEAKKVMVDEYDPDSDMMVDFDGDSEVAIIICWDFDGKLEEQGQDPWQSRVFFYGELF, via the coding sequence GTGAACACGCGTAACAAGATTATCGCCATCGTTGCGGCCGTTGTGGCGCTTATCCTCGTGGTCGCCGGCGGCCTCTACCTCGCGCGCCCTAAGGACGCGCCCGAAGCCGCTTCGACGCCCAGCGCGTCGGCATCAGCACCGGCTTCACCGGCTGCTGCGTCCGAGAGCCCATCAAAGGAGCTCACCTGTACCACCACAACCGACGGTTTCGTTCCCGTCCGGTACACCTTCTCCGGAGCGCTCGAAGCTGATGAAAAGGTGCTCGCGCTCGGGCAAGATGAAGAGGGCAACATTGCCGCTCCCCCGCCCGCCGAGAAGCGCACTGCGGCTTGGTGGAACGAAGGGCCCAAGCCCGGAGCCCCGGGCAAGACGGTGCTCTCGATTCACACCTACCGCAATGGCAAGGCGCTCGGCAACGAGATGTACAAGGACGGCACCTCGCAGATGAAGCCTGGCGACGAGATCAAGCTCTACGGCGAGAATGGCGAGGTTGCCTGCTACAAGTTCACTGAAGCCAAGAAAGTCATGGTGGACGAGTACGACCCGGATTCCGACATGATGGTGGATTTCGACGGTGACTCCGAGGTCGCCATCATTATCTGCTGGGATTTCGACGGCAAGCTGGAAGAGCAGGGCCAGGATCCGTGGCAGTCGCGCGTGTTCTTCTACGGAGAACTGTTCTGA
- the recN gene encoding DNA repair protein RecN: MLEELTLTDFGVVQHTQLDLRPGLIAVTGETGAGKTMIVHGIGQLLGARADSGAVRRGASKAVVAGRWEVGSATGEAVAELGAELDGSELVTVRQLSAAGRSRAVVGGSPVPVSALARLELATIHGQSEQLRLGTPERQRELLDAHANPAGLDRYREAYREHEAVVAELEDLESAAMERAREADMLRFGLEEIGAANPVAGEDVALEAEQAKLQDLDALRQLGQRASLALSGDEQDFEAPSAVGLVGEGRKALRELASHDAAASSLHTRVEEAQVLLDDLAADLAAYLVDLVDDPLRLEAVAERRAVLAGLTRKYGATIDEVLAWAETSAQRLHTLDGSDERIAELRGRKDELEGELLILAKAISQSRHSAAESLAQQAQTELAALAMPHARLIFQVSDAPLSPHGADKVELLFSANPGSEPAPLAKVASGGELSRVRLALEVVLADAEGHTFIFDEVDAGVGGAVGLEIGRRLQRLAATSQVIVVTHLAQVAAFADQHLVVRKSSDGAVTVSDVAEVQGEERVTELARMMGGSADTDASRRHAAELLEDAARAPQPTTS, encoded by the coding sequence GTGCTGGAAGAACTCACCCTCACCGATTTCGGTGTGGTGCAGCACACGCAGCTTGATTTGCGCCCCGGGCTCATCGCCGTGACAGGGGAGACGGGCGCGGGCAAGACCATGATCGTGCACGGCATCGGTCAGCTGCTGGGTGCCAGGGCAGACTCCGGCGCGGTGCGTCGAGGAGCCTCGAAGGCCGTGGTTGCAGGGCGTTGGGAGGTCGGTTCGGCGACGGGTGAAGCCGTGGCTGAGTTGGGGGCGGAGCTCGACGGTAGCGAGCTCGTCACCGTGCGGCAGCTGAGCGCCGCCGGGCGTTCGCGCGCTGTCGTGGGCGGCAGTCCAGTTCCCGTGAGCGCGCTGGCCAGGCTGGAACTGGCGACGATCCACGGCCAATCAGAACAGTTGCGGCTCGGCACTCCTGAACGGCAGAGGGAACTCCTCGACGCGCACGCCAATCCCGCTGGGCTCGACCGGTACCGCGAGGCGTACCGCGAACATGAAGCGGTTGTCGCGGAGCTCGAGGATCTCGAGTCGGCTGCCATGGAGCGTGCACGCGAAGCTGACATGCTGCGCTTCGGCTTGGAAGAGATTGGCGCAGCGAACCCCGTCGCTGGAGAAGACGTTGCCCTCGAGGCTGAGCAGGCGAAGCTCCAGGACCTCGACGCGCTGCGTCAACTCGGTCAACGCGCGTCGCTTGCGCTGAGCGGGGATGAGCAGGACTTTGAGGCTCCCAGTGCGGTTGGCCTCGTCGGGGAGGGGCGCAAGGCGCTGCGCGAACTCGCCTCCCACGATGCCGCGGCGTCGTCCCTGCACACGCGGGTAGAGGAAGCGCAGGTGCTGCTCGACGATCTCGCAGCGGATCTGGCCGCCTACCTGGTGGATCTTGTCGACGACCCGCTCCGTCTCGAGGCGGTAGCAGAACGGCGGGCTGTGCTCGCCGGGCTGACGCGCAAATACGGTGCCACCATCGACGAGGTACTCGCCTGGGCGGAGACTTCGGCGCAGCGCCTCCACACGCTGGACGGCTCCGACGAACGCATCGCGGAGCTGCGTGGGCGTAAGGATGAGCTCGAGGGAGAGCTGCTCATCCTCGCAAAAGCCATCTCCCAAAGCCGGCACAGCGCCGCAGAATCCCTTGCTCAGCAGGCTCAGACGGAACTCGCCGCCCTCGCCATGCCGCATGCTCGGCTGATATTCCAGGTCAGCGACGCGCCGCTCAGCCCACACGGAGCGGACAAGGTGGAGCTGCTGTTCAGCGCGAACCCAGGTTCCGAACCTGCGCCACTCGCCAAGGTGGCGTCGGGCGGCGAGCTTTCGCGGGTGCGGCTCGCGCTCGAAGTGGTGCTCGCCGACGCCGAGGGTCACACGTTCATCTTCGACGAGGTCGATGCGGGGGTGGGCGGCGCCGTCGGCTTGGAAATCGGCCGACGCCTGCAGCGTCTGGCCGCTACGTCGCAGGTGATCGTCGTCACCCATCTCGCGCAGGTCGCAGCATTTGCAGACCAGCATCTCGTCGTGCGGAAATCCAGCGACGGGGCTGTGACGGTCTCTGACGTCGCGGAGGTGCAGGGTGAGGAGCGCGTGACTGAGCTTGCGCGCATGATGGGCGGTTCTGCCGATACGGACGCCTCCCGCAGGCACGCCGCAGAACTCTTGGAAGACGCGGCCCGCGCACCGCAGCCCACAACGTCGTAG
- a CDS encoding TlyA family RNA methyltransferase has product MRLDTALVERSLASSRNRAARLIAERRVRVNGKIAIKASLNISDADIIEADTERWVSRAAYKLIGALDQAGIVMPPRVLDAGASTGGFTQVCLERGARRVYAVDVGHGQLVPQLREDPRVVLHEGLNLRDLQIRHLGDEPVDLVVGDVSFISLTLLLEPLFAVCRGTALLLVKPQFEVGREKLGAGGIVADEREREHAVERVIDAAAQLGWEPWWRGTSALPGTHGNVEVFLAMHRKG; this is encoded by the coding sequence GTGAGGCTCGACACCGCGCTGGTAGAGCGCTCACTGGCCTCGTCGAGAAACCGAGCAGCGCGGCTCATCGCTGAACGTCGCGTACGCGTCAACGGAAAGATTGCTATCAAGGCGTCGCTCAACATCAGCGACGCGGACATCATCGAGGCAGACACCGAGCGCTGGGTTTCCCGTGCGGCATACAAGCTCATCGGGGCGCTCGACCAAGCCGGTATCGTCATGCCCCCGCGAGTACTCGACGCGGGGGCGTCGACGGGAGGCTTCACCCAGGTGTGCCTCGAGCGGGGCGCTCGGCGGGTGTACGCCGTCGATGTGGGGCATGGGCAGCTCGTGCCGCAGCTGCGTGAAGACCCCCGCGTCGTGCTGCATGAGGGCCTCAACCTGCGTGATTTGCAGATTCGGCACCTCGGCGATGAGCCGGTGGATCTCGTGGTGGGGGATGTCAGTTTCATTTCGCTCACACTGTTGCTCGAACCACTGTTCGCGGTGTGCCGAGGCACCGCACTGCTGCTTGTCAAGCCACAGTTCGAAGTGGGGCGGGAGAAGCTCGGAGCGGGGGGAATCGTCGCGGATGAGCGGGAGCGGGAGCACGCCGTCGAGCGCGTGATCGATGCCGCAGCTCAGCTGGGTTGGGAACCGTGGTGGCGCGGTACGAGCGCCTTGCCGGGCACACATGGCAACGTCGAGGTATTTCTCGCTATGCACCGCAAGGGCTGA
- the rpsA gene encoding 30S ribosomal protein S1 yields MTSPTEASAVAVDDIGSPEAFLEAVDQTIKYFNDGDIVSGTVVKVDRDEVLLDIGYKTEGVIPSKELSIKHDVDPSEVVQVGDEVEALVQQKEDKEGRLILSKKRAQYERAWGTIEKIKDEDGVVSGTVIEVVKGGLIVDIGLRGFLPASLVEMRRVRDLQPYVGMELEAKIIELDKNRNNVVLSRRAWLEQTQSEVRHSFLTALQKGQIRKGVVSSIVNFGAFVDLGGVDGLVHVSELSWKHIDHPNEVVEVGMPVTVEVLEVDMDRERVSLSLKATQEDPWQTFARLHQIGQIVPGKVTKLVPFGAFVRVGEGIEGLVHVSELAERHVEIPEQVVSIGDDVMVKVIDIDLERRRVSLSLKQANEGVDVAADEFDPSLYGMTASYDEQGNYIYPEGFDPETNEWKEGYEEQRAAWEAQYAEAQALWEAHKRQVEDAETEAREAAVEAGTGYVSETSDEGSLASDEALQALREKLTGGN; encoded by the coding sequence ATGACCTCCCCCACTGAGGCGTCGGCCGTAGCGGTTGACGATATCGGCAGCCCGGAAGCCTTCCTCGAAGCCGTCGATCAAACCATCAAATACTTCAACGACGGAGACATCGTCTCCGGCACCGTTGTCAAAGTCGACCGCGACGAAGTCCTGCTCGACATCGGTTACAAAACCGAAGGCGTTATTCCCTCCAAGGAACTCTCCATCAAGCACGATGTGGACCCATCCGAGGTCGTTCAGGTCGGCGATGAGGTCGAGGCTCTGGTGCAGCAGAAGGAGGATAAGGAAGGCCGCCTTATCCTCTCGAAGAAGCGTGCACAGTACGAGCGTGCCTGGGGCACCATCGAGAAGATCAAGGACGAGGACGGCGTTGTCTCCGGCACCGTCATCGAGGTCGTCAAGGGCGGCCTGATCGTCGATATTGGTCTGCGCGGCTTCCTCCCGGCATCGCTGGTCGAGATGCGTCGTGTGCGCGACCTCCAGCCGTACGTTGGCATGGAGCTCGAAGCGAAGATCATCGAGCTCGACAAGAACCGCAACAATGTTGTGCTGTCGCGTCGTGCGTGGCTCGAGCAGACCCAGTCCGAGGTGCGCCACTCGTTCCTCACCGCGCTGCAGAAGGGCCAGATCCGCAAGGGCGTCGTGTCCTCCATCGTCAACTTCGGTGCATTCGTCGACCTCGGCGGCGTCGACGGGCTCGTGCACGTCTCTGAGCTGTCGTGGAAGCACATCGACCACCCGAACGAGGTCGTCGAAGTGGGCATGCCCGTTACGGTCGAGGTGCTCGAAGTCGACATGGATCGCGAGCGCGTGTCGCTGTCGCTCAAGGCCACTCAGGAAGATCCGTGGCAGACCTTCGCGCGTCTGCACCAGATCGGCCAGATCGTGCCTGGCAAGGTCACCAAGCTGGTGCCGTTTGGTGCGTTCGTTCGCGTGGGCGAAGGCATCGAAGGCCTGGTGCACGTCTCCGAGCTCGCTGAGCGTCACGTCGAGATCCCCGAGCAGGTCGTCTCCATTGGCGACGACGTCATGGTCAAGGTCATCGACATCGACCTCGAGCGTCGCCGCGTTTCCCTATCGCTCAAGCAGGCGAACGAGGGCGTCGACGTCGCCGCCGACGAGTTCGATCCGTCGCTGTACGGCATGACGGCCAGCTACGACGAGCAGGGCAACTACATCTACCCCGAGGGCTTCGATCCGGAGACCAACGAGTGGAAGGAAGGCTACGAGGAGCAGCGCGCTGCTTGGGAAGCCCAGTACGCCGAAGCTCAGGCTCTGTGGGAAGCCCACAAGCGCCAGGTCGAGGACGCCGAGACCGAGGCCCGCGAAGCCGCAGTCGAAGCTGGCACCGGCTACGTCTCCGAAACCTCCGACGAGGGCTCGCTCGCTTCTGACGAAGCACTGCAGGCTCTCCGCGAGAAGCTGACCGGCGGCAACTGA